The following DNA comes from Scomber scombrus chromosome 7, fScoSco1.1, whole genome shotgun sequence.
AATTAAATATTTCTAACCTCTGTAATCTTGGCTGGCACATTAAGCAGAGTGAACCCATAAAGCCTCTTATGGCCCTGGAAGACATGGGACAGAATTCTCCGATCTAATTGATAGGCAATCTCTCCTAGCAGCCTTTCTGGACCTGCAAAGAAGAAATtaacaataatacatttccaACAGGTATTTCTGCTCTCAGATGTTGCTCAGCTATGACTCACCTTTGACCACAAGAGGAACTTCTGCCTGACAGCTGTGAACCTCTTTCTCATTTGCATCTGTGTGCACTGAGCATTGGATAAAGGACTTGAAGTCGACGGGGGATGAGGTTCGGTGTTCATGGCTAGATTTGGTTTGTTGCAGGTCTTTTCTGAACTGTCTCTCATCGATAGTGTTTTGCCAGAGACTGGATGGTTTTCTTCCTGGGGCTGAGCAAACATAATCATTAAAGtagatttaatatattttataatctgACTTCACTttgctgccttgtgaagcactCCTCATgaataaagattattataacCATTGTAATCAGATACATTACAAGTAGTGGTAATAATAAACTGTACAATTTCTTTGGAAGTGTGTTGCTAGGAAACAGTTTGTGTAATTTTTTGTCAGCAGCTGATAACAAACTTGTATCCATTGGAAACAAGATGTTTATATTTGAAATCATGAAATTGCCTGTGCTTGtacatgctttcatttttactgtGTGCTACACAGACAAACATCACAAGActaaagatgaataaaatatatggTTTTACTCTGATTTAAGAGTGAAATAAAATTGTTTTCTTCAATACTAACTTTGACTCAGAAAGATAAAGAATTATGCTTTAACACCCAATTCTAGTTCCTGTTAAGTTCAATTATTCCCCAATTCTTTACCATAACATTGCCATAAACTGTATCCtggctgccatctagtggcagcAATAATTCCTTACAGTACTGTACCTGTTAAGTCCTCCAGAGAATCATTGTTGAAGCGCTGCATCTTGGCTCTCAGGTCTATATTTTCCTTGACTACACTTAGCATTGACTTCAACTGATCATTTTCCAACTCGAGTTGTTCATTTTTTGACAGCAAGACCCCAACTGTTTTCTCCAGGTCCATTGTGCGGCTCCCAGCTTCACAGCTGAGCCACAAACACCCAAAAAAGAATAATATCAAATCAGTAGAACCGAGCTCTGATTGGATCATTGGATCATGTGACCATGTCAggattctctctctctacttaCAAAAGATTCAGATCATGtttagaaaatatgaatgagatgttattttttaaccatGTTAGTTTGAAAAGATGATATCAACTCcaggtccacttactagctttttagCTACTGAGCTTTGATATCAACAGATCCATCTCCATAGGAACAGAGCAAACTCCTGCTGCTGAAAACTGTGTAAAACTGATTAAAGACCCAGAAAATTATAGCTGGTGGACTTGATTTgggattattttgtcaaatatttatactgtttctgtctgtttctatgacattaagtataatataaagtaaagtaaaataaataaagctttaaactGTGGATCATACTGTATACTTTATTCAAGTTTAATAATAAACCCAAAAAGTTACCACATAGACACTCTATTAATATTAtcataaaaaacatcataaaaaaga
Coding sequences within:
- the LOC133983420 gene encoding uncharacterized protein LOC133983420 — encoded protein: MDLEKTVGVLLSKNEQLELENDQLKSMLSVVKENIDLRAKMQRFNNDSLEDLTGRKPSSLWQNTIDERQFRKDLQQTKSSHEHRTSSPVDFKSFIQCSVHTDANEKEVHSCQAEVPLVVKGPERLLGEIAYQLDRRILSHVFQGHKRLYGFTLLNVPAKITEVSTHPLTGKVDEGYRLHLTQRHADLMEWLSQFGYKTTLHPPFTEFVVNNYGILKERPGDYSGMDCNNPDFLRNVIIKSAPKKLQKDLLLVLICLCNMTEKDKKPLLLWCENDESEYKADLTSQQVDSGLQQSDCPGFRAKCPVESMTERIGMQQNGKP